The Comamonas sp. lk genome contains the following window.
CAGCAGGAATTCCCAGTTTTCGCGGCGCAGCACGGTTTGCAAAATACTGGCGGTAGTGGGCATGCCGGTATCGAAGGAGATGGCAAACACCACCATGGCGGCGCGGCCCCAGAGCATTTCCAGCACCATCAGCACCATGACCAGCATGCCCATGCTTTGCAGATGACCACTCCAGCAGTCCAGCGACGCTCCCAGCTCGGGCACTTCGCCCTGCTCCAGGCGGCGGCTGATCTCATACAGGCCCATGGCCAGAAACGGCCCGACCAGCAGACAGCCGCTGGCCATGGACATCAGGTATTCGGGGCTGGCTTTGAACACCCAGCCCAGCAGCAGCGCCATGGCCCAGAAGCACAGGCCGTAGAACAAGGCAATCCAGGGCGCGCGCAACACATCGCGTACGCCCCAGGCCAACCATTGCCAGGGCTGGGCCCAGCGCAGGCGGCGCACCAGCAGCGGCGGCGGATCGGCCGGGGTTTCGGAAACAGGGGGCGCTTGCATGCGGGGTCTCCTGGTTGCCAGCGCGTTCGGCGAACGCTGCCTGCACCGAA
Protein-coding sequences here:
- a CDS encoding DUF2189 domain-containing protein, with amino-acid sequence MQAPPVSETPADPPPLLVRRLRWAQPWQWLAWGVRDVLRAPWIALFYGLCFWAMALLLGWVFKASPEYLMSMASGCLLVGPFLAMGLYEISRRLEQGEVPELGASLDCWSGHLQSMGMLVMVLMVLEMLWGRAAMVVFAISFDTGMPTTASILQTVLRRENWEFLLIYLAVGAVFAALVYAFTVVSLPTILDRDTDALTACITSMRVVGLNMGVMLLWVGMITLLVSVSLLLYGAGLLVVGPVLGCASWHAYRASVYVEQTADRRPLIADR